Proteins from a single region of Pseudomonas sp. 10S4:
- a CDS encoding ClpXP protease specificity-enhancing factor → MNSSRPYLVRALYEWIVDNDCTPHMLVNSEYPSVQVPQGFASDGQIVLNVSPAAVRHLHMDNEAVSFEGRFGGVPHTLFVPIASILGIYARENGQGMVFDLESPMEDDEEIEPDDDVPPPDNEPPRPSGRPSLKVVK, encoded by the coding sequence ATGAACTCCAGTCGACCTTATCTGGTCCGCGCGCTCTACGAGTGGATTGTTGATAACGATTGCACCCCGCACATGCTGGTCAATTCCGAATATCCGTCGGTGCAGGTGCCTCAAGGTTTCGCCAGTGATGGACAAATTGTCCTGAACGTTTCGCCGGCAGCCGTGCGTCATTTGCACATGGACAACGAAGCGGTCAGCTTCGAAGGGCGCTTCGGTGGCGTGCCGCACACCCTGTTCGTGCCTATCGCTTCGATCCTGGGCATTTACGCCCGGGAGAACGGCCAAGGCATGGTGTTTGATCTGGAGTCGCCTATGGAAGACGACGAAGAGATCGAGCCGGACGATGATGTTCCGCCACCCGACAACGAGCCGCCGCGTCCCAGCGGTCGACCAAGTTTGAAAGTGGTGAAGTAA
- a CDS encoding glutathione S-transferase N-terminal domain-containing protein, with product MGVTNRLACYSDPADHYSHRVRIVLAEKGVSAEIIYVEAGRHPPKLIEVNPYGSLPTLVDRDLALWESTVVMEYLDERYPHPPLLPVYPVARANSRLLIHRIQRDWCGLVDLILDSRSKEAARVVARKELRESLTGVSPLFADKPFFLSEEQSLVDCCLLPILWRLPILGIELPRPAKPLLDYMERSFAREAFQASLSGVERDMR from the coding sequence ATGGGCGTGACCAATCGGTTGGCCTGTTACTCCGACCCCGCCGACCACTATTCCCACCGAGTACGCATCGTACTTGCAGAGAAGGGTGTCAGCGCCGAGATCATTTACGTGGAAGCTGGTCGTCACCCGCCTAAACTGATCGAAGTGAACCCTTACGGCAGCTTGCCCACCCTGGTCGATCGTGACCTGGCGTTGTGGGAGTCGACCGTGGTGATGGAATATCTGGATGAGCGTTACCCGCACCCGCCTTTACTGCCGGTTTATCCTGTGGCGCGTGCAAATAGCCGTCTGCTGATTCATCGTATTCAGCGTGACTGGTGTGGCCTGGTGGATCTGATTCTGGATTCCCGGTCCAAGGAAGCAGCCCGCGTCGTGGCTCGTAAAGAGCTGCGCGAAAGCCTGACTGGCGTGTCGCCGTTGTTCGCCGACAAGCCGTTTTTCCTCAGCGAGGAACAAAGTCTGGTGGATTGCTGCCTATTGCCAATACTCTGGCGATTGCCGATTCTGGGTATTGAACTGCCGCGGCCTGCCAAGCCGTTGCTTGATTACATGGAGCGCTCTTTCGCGCGTGAGGCTTTCCAGGCGAGTCTGTCTGGTGTCGAACGCGATATGCGCTAA
- a CDS encoding cytochrome c1 — translation MKKLFAVLILAAMPMLSFAAEHGGPELEKVDIDVSDKAAMQDGARTFANYCMGCHSAKFQRYERVADDLGIPHDLMLKNLVFTGAKIGDHMTIGMQSADAKAWFGAAPPDLTLVARVRGTDWLYGYLRSFYEDPARPWGVNNKVFPNVGMPNVLVGLQGRQVVGCKQVQIVEDDKKQYDPLTGTPLTHEACDQLTIVPKTGALNEEQFNEKVKNLVTFLAYSANPVKLQHQRIGTYVLLYLAFFFVFAYLLKREYWKDVH, via the coding sequence ATGAAAAAGCTATTTGCTGTATTGATTCTTGCTGCCATGCCGATGTTGTCCTTTGCAGCCGAGCACGGTGGTCCCGAGCTGGAAAAAGTCGACATCGACGTTTCCGATAAAGCGGCCATGCAGGACGGCGCGCGTACGTTCGCCAACTATTGCATGGGCTGCCACAGTGCCAAGTTCCAGCGCTATGAGCGCGTTGCCGACGATCTGGGTATTCCTCATGATCTGATGCTGAAAAACCTGGTGTTCACGGGTGCCAAGATCGGCGACCACATGACCATCGGCATGCAGTCTGCAGACGCCAAGGCCTGGTTCGGTGCTGCACCGCCGGACCTGACCCTCGTTGCTCGCGTTCGTGGCACTGACTGGCTCTACGGTTACCTGCGTTCGTTCTATGAAGACCCGGCGCGTCCTTGGGGTGTGAACAACAAGGTTTTCCCGAATGTCGGTATGCCTAACGTGCTGGTCGGTCTGCAAGGTCGTCAGGTGGTCGGCTGCAAACAGGTTCAAATCGTCGAGGACGACAAGAAGCAGTATGATCCGCTGACCGGTACGCCACTGACTCATGAAGCGTGCGATCAGCTGACCATCGTGCCGAAGACCGGTGCTCTGAACGAAGAGCAGTTCAATGAGAAGGTCAAGAATCTGGTAACCTTCCTCGCTTACTCGGCTAACCCGGTTAAGCTGCAACATCAGCGCATCGGTACCTATGTATTGCTGTACCTGGCGTTCTTCTTCGTATTCGCATACTTGCTCAAGCGTGAATACTGGAAAGACGTACATTGA